The genome window GGCTTCGCCTTTTGGGCTTCTGGCGGTCACGTTCACCAATAAAGCTGCCCGCGAGATGCTGGCGCGTATGTCGGCCATTTTGCCGATCGATACGCGCGGCCTCTGGATCGGCACGTTCCACGGCCTGTGCAACCGCATGCTGCGCGCGCATCACCGCGACGCCGGCCTGCCGCAGAGCTTTCAAATCCTGGATGTCACTGACCAGCTTGCGGCGATCAAACGCCTCATGAAGGCCAACGGCGTCGACGATGAGAAATTTCCGCCACGCGATGTGCAGCGCTTCATCAATGGCGCCAAGGAAGAAGGCCTGCGTCCGCCGGATGTCGAGGCCTACGATGCCCATCGTCGCCGTCTGATCGAGGTCTACCAGCTCTACGAGGCCCAGTGCCAACGCGAGGGTGTGGTCGATTTTGCCGAGCTGTTGTTGCGCGCCTACGAACTGCTGTCGCGCAATGCACCGGTGCGCGAACACTATCAACGGCGTTTCCGCCACATTCTGGTCGACGAGTTCCAGGACACCAACACGCTGCAATACAAGTGGCTGCGTTTGTTGGCGGGCGGGGGCGCGGCCATCTTCGCCGTGGGCGATGATGACCAATCCATCTACGCATTCCGCGGCGCGAACGTTGGCAACATGGCTGACTTCGAGCGCGACTATGCGCACGGCACCGTCATCCGCCTTGAACAGAACTACCGTTCGTTCGGCCATATTCTGGATTCGGCCAATGCGTTGATCGGCCATAACACCGGTCGTCTAGGCAAGAATCTGTGGACTGACCAGGGCGAAGGCGAACCGGTGCGCGTCATCGAACAGCCGTCGGATGGCATGGAAGCGCAATGGATCGTGGACGAAATCCGTTCACTCATCCACGAAGGCAGCCTGCGCCGCGAAATCGCCGTGCTCTATCGCAGCAACGCGCAATCTCGCGTGCTCGAACATGCGATTTTCTCGGCCGGCATTCCGTACAAGGTGTATGGCGGCCTGCGCTTTTTCGAGCGTCAGGAAATCAAGCACGCGCTGGCCTATCTGCGCCTGATGGCCAATCCGCACGACGATACGTCGTGGATGCGGGTCGTTAATTTTCCGACGCGCGGCATTGGCGCGCGCACGCTGGAACAGCTGGCCGACGCGGCCCGTGCACACGACACAAGCCTCTATGGCGCGGTGGCGTTGGTGGCGGGCAAGGGCGGGTCCAATCTGGCTCAGTTTGCGCAGCTTATCCATCGCCTGATCGAAGAGACGCGCGACCTGCCGTTGCCGGAAGTGGTCGAGCACATGCTTGAGACCAGCGGTTTGAACGCGCACTACAAGGCCGAACGCGAAGGCGCCGAGCGGCTGGAAAACTTGAACGAATTGATCACGGCTGCGGCCGTGTTCGCTTCCGAAGAGAATTACGACGGCATGCCCGCTGGCGTGGTGCCCGAACAGGCCACCTCGTCGACGCTGATGCCGGGCGTGGTTGACGCGCCTATCGTGGCCTCGGATGGATTGACGCCGCTGGCGGGATTCCTGTCCCACGCAGCGTTGGAAGCCGGCGACAATCAGGCCCAACAGGGGCAAGACGCTGTCCAGCTGATGACGGTGCACGCCGCCAAGGGCCTGGAGTTCGACGCGGTATTCATTACCGGCCTGGAAGAAGGGCTGTTCCCGCACGAGAACAGCATTCTTGAAGCGTCCGGGCTGGAAGAAGAGCGGCGCCTTATGTATGTGGCGATTACCCGCGCGCGCCAACGTCTGTACATCAGCCTGGCGCAAAGCCGGATGCTGCACGGCCAGACCCGCTACGCCATGCGGTCCCGGTTCCTGGACGAAATTCCGGAAGAGCACCTGAAGTGGTTGTCGCCCAAGGCTGGGCTGGCGCCGGTCAGCAGTACAGGGGCCGGATGGGGCGGAGGCAATCGGGGCGATGCGTTTGGACGCAAGGCCACCAATACTATTGCGCCACGTCAACCGCGTGGCGTCGCCACCGGCGTCACCGTGGGCGACAAGCAGTATCGTGTAGGTCAGGGCGTGCATCATGCGCGGTTTGGCGATGGCACGATCATTGGTTTGAGCGGAGCAGGGCAGGACGCTCAGGCTGAAATCCAGTTCCGCGATGTGGGCGCCAAGACCTTGGCGCTGGGTATCGCCAAGCTTGATATTGTTCAGGGTTGAAAGACATGGCCAACAACGAGTCCCCGCAAGCCGAGTTAGCGTCCCTGCGCGCCGAGGTCGATGAAATCGATCAGCAGATCATGCTGCTGTTGGGTGTGAGATTCCGTTGCACCGACATGATCGGCGAACTGAAGACGAATCACGGCATGGACCTGGTCGATCCCAAGCGGGAATCCCAACAGGTCGAACGCATTCGCCGCTTGGCCGAAGAAGCGGGCGTGCCCGCCGCTTTGGCCGAAACGATCCTGCGTGAAGTGATCGA of Achromobacter seleniivolatilans contains these proteins:
- a CDS encoding UvrD-helicase domain-containing protein, translating into MMLEKLNPEQRAAVTLEPQHALVLAGAGSGKTRVLTTRMAWLIQTGQASPFGLLAVTFTNKAAREMLARMSAILPIDTRGLWIGTFHGLCNRMLRAHHRDAGLPQSFQILDVTDQLAAIKRLMKANGVDDEKFPPRDVQRFINGAKEEGLRPPDVEAYDAHRRRLIEVYQLYEAQCQREGVVDFAELLLRAYELLSRNAPVREHYQRRFRHILVDEFQDTNTLQYKWLRLLAGGGAAIFAVGDDDQSIYAFRGANVGNMADFERDYAHGTVIRLEQNYRSFGHILDSANALIGHNTGRLGKNLWTDQGEGEPVRVIEQPSDGMEAQWIVDEIRSLIHEGSLRREIAVLYRSNAQSRVLEHAIFSAGIPYKVYGGLRFFERQEIKHALAYLRLMANPHDDTSWMRVVNFPTRGIGARTLEQLADAARAHDTSLYGAVALVAGKGGSNLAQFAQLIHRLIEETRDLPLPEVVEHMLETSGLNAHYKAEREGAERLENLNELITAAAVFASEENYDGMPAGVVPEQATSSTLMPGVVDAPIVASDGLTPLAGFLSHAALEAGDNQAQQGQDAVQLMTVHAAKGLEFDAVFITGLEEGLFPHENSILEASGLEEERRLMYVAITRARQRLYISLAQSRMLHGQTRYAMRSRFLDEIPEEHLKWLSPKAGLAPVSSTGAGWGGGNRGDAFGRKATNTIAPRQPRGVATGVTVGDKQYRVGQGVHHARFGDGTIIGLSGAGQDAQAEIQFRDVGAKTLALGIAKLDIVQG
- a CDS encoding chorismate mutase, translating into MANNESPQAELASLRAEVDEIDQQIMLLLGVRFRCTDMIGELKTNHGMDLVDPKRESQQVERIRRLAEEAGVPAALAETILREVIDVVVDHHTRLRERPYS